In Methanobacteriales archaeon HGW-Methanobacteriales-1, one DNA window encodes the following:
- the fen gene encoding flap endonuclease-1, whose translation MGVKFKDIVSPKPINFQDLSGRIIAIDAANSIYQFLSSIRQRDGTPLMDEQGRVTSHLSGILYRTSSLMEKGIKPIYVFDGRSHSLKGETVSKRIEVRKESEKKWKEALGKGEIEEARKYAVRSSRMSSDVVNGSKKLLELMGVPYIQSVGEGEAQASFMVNNGDAWAVASQDYDCLLFGAPRVLRNLTISGNLADPELMELDLVLKNLEITREQLVDVALMVGTDFNPGIKGVGAKTGLKLIKQEKDIFAAIEKTKTSLDEFGADPQLLRELFLKPEITCDYELKWKNPDQDGIIDFLCGDHGFSEERVSSAIKKIKKMDSTQKRLEDWF comes from the coding sequence ATGGGAGTGAAGTTTAAAGACATAGTATCACCTAAACCAATTAATTTTCAGGATTTAAGTGGCCGTATAATTGCTATTGATGCAGCTAATAGTATTTATCAATTTTTATCAAGTATTCGCCAAAGAGATGGAACTCCTCTTATGGATGAGCAAGGTAGGGTAACATCTCACCTCAGCGGCATACTTTATCGAACTTCCTCTTTAATGGAAAAAGGAATAAAGCCCATATATGTTTTTGATGGCAGATCTCATTCTTTAAAGGGAGAAACTGTAAGTAAAAGGATTGAAGTGCGTAAAGAATCTGAAAAAAAGTGGAAAGAGGCATTGGGTAAGGGTGAAATTGAAGAAGCAAGAAAATATGCTGTAAGGTCATCTAGAATGTCTTCAGATGTGGTTAATGGTTCTAAAAAATTGCTTGAGTTAATGGGAGTGCCTTATATTCAATCTGTGGGTGAAGGTGAGGCGCAAGCATCATTTATGGTTAATAATGGTGATGCTTGGGCGGTAGCTTCTCAAGATTATGATTGTCTGCTTTTTGGGGCACCACGGGTGCTTCGTAATTTGACTATCAGTGGAAATTTAGCTGATCCAGAATTAATGGAACTTGATTTAGTTCTTAAAAATCTGGAAATTACTCGGGAGCAATTAGTTGATGTGGCATTAATGGTAGGTACAGACTTTAACCCTGGAATTAAAGGTGTGGGTGCTAAAACTGGCTTAAAACTTATTAAACAAGAAAAAGACATATTTGCTGCAATTGAGAAAACTAAGACTTCTTTAGATGAATTTGGCGCAGATCCACAATTATTAAGAGAACTATTTTTGAAACCAGAAATAACTTGTGACTATGAACTTAAATGGAAAAATCCTGATCAAGACGGAATAATTGATTTCTTATGTGGGGATCATGGTTTTTCAGAGGAAAGAGTTTCCAGTGCCATAAAAAAGATTAAAAAAATGGATTCTACCCAAAAAAGGCTGGAAGATTGGTTCTAG
- a CDS encoding DUF98 domain-containing protein, whose product MDINVMDEIKKMEKLTGKLSSTQKILLATDGSVTRILDVLKGHVGIKTLAQEAQIANLEIAEKLDINPGETINYRVVVIGTKKPLIHAISYIPVDRLNNNFKEDLIRADIPIGRILKKHNVESRREVESIDMEEPDQQLKEIFNTDSMMLTRTYNIIRNGEILIRIKETFPITSFTK is encoded by the coding sequence ATGGATATAAATGTCATGGATGAAATCAAAAAGATGGAAAAATTGACTGGGAAATTATCTAGTACTCAAAAGATACTTCTTGCCACTGATGGATCTGTTACTCGAATTTTAGATGTTTTAAAAGGTCATGTTGGTATTAAAACTCTTGCCCAGGAGGCTCAAATAGCTAATTTAGAAATAGCTGAAAAATTAGATATTAATCCTGGTGAGACTATTAATTACCGGGTCGTGGTTATTGGAACTAAAAAACCGCTTATTCACGCTATATCCTACATCCCTGTCGATAGATTAAATAATAATTTTAAAGAGGATTTAATACGTGCAGACATACCTATTGGCCGCATATTAAAGAAACATAATGTGGAGTCCCGGCGGGAAGTGGAATCGATTGATATGGAAGAACCGGACCAACAACTCAAAGAAATATTTAATACAGATTCTATGATGCTTACTCGGACTTATAATATAATTCGAAATGGTGAAATTTTAATTAGAATCAAAGAAACGTTTCCTATAACTTCTTTTACTAAATAA